The following proteins come from a genomic window of Salvia hispanica cultivar TCC Black 2014 chromosome 4, UniMelb_Shisp_WGS_1.0, whole genome shotgun sequence:
- the LOC125223877 gene encoding GATA transcription factor 15-like translates to MDLKVDKKSDFGDKNGSISPLKSCSGCHTTRTPLWRGGPAGPKSLCNACGIKYNKKRRQLLGLETGKPNKKKKRTSVVRSNEVREILKMRFKSEIVFQRSGKLMSKLREEERAAILLMALSCGSSVYA, encoded by the exons ATGGATCTGAAAGTAGATAAG AAATCAGATTTTGGGGATAAAAATGGCAGCATTTCTCCATTAAAGAGCTGCAGCGGCTGTCACACTACTAGAACTCCGCTTTGGCGCGGCGGTCCAGCCGGACCGAAG TCTCTATGCAATGCCTGCGGGATAAAATACAACAAGAAGAGAAGGCAACTCTTAGGATTGGAAACAGGGAAGccaaacaagaagaagaagagaacgAGCGTTGTGCGGAGCAACGAGGTTAGAGAGATTTTGAAAATGCGATTCAAGAGCGAGATTGTGTTTCAGAGATCGGGGAAGTTGATGAGCAAGTTGAGAGAGGAAGAGCGAGCGGCGATACTGTTGATGGCGCTCTCCTGTGGATCATCTGTCTACGCTTAG